Proteins co-encoded in one Kribbella qitaiheensis genomic window:
- the rpsE gene encoding 30S ribosomal protein S5, translating into MSGGQQRRGGGAGGERRGRDGGRGQAADKTAYIERVVAINRVAKVVKGGRRFSFTALVVVGDGEGTVGVGYGKAKEVPAAIAKGVEEAKKSFFKVPRIQGTIPHPVQGEKAAGVVMLRPAAPGTGVIAGGSARAVLECAGIHDILSKSLGSSNAINVVHATVAALQALETPEAVAARRGMPVEHVAPAALLKARAEGIS; encoded by the coding sequence ATGAGCGGAGGCCAGCAGCGTCGCGGAGGCGGCGCCGGTGGTGAGCGCCGTGGCCGTGACGGTGGTCGCGGTCAGGCAGCTGACAAGACCGCCTACATCGAGCGCGTGGTAGCCATCAACCGTGTTGCCAAGGTCGTGAAGGGTGGTCGTCGCTTCAGCTTCACCGCCCTCGTGGTCGTCGGTGACGGTGAAGGCACCGTCGGTGTGGGTTACGGAAAGGCCAAGGAGGTGCCCGCGGCGATCGCCAAGGGTGTCGAGGAGGCCAAGAAGTCGTTCTTCAAGGTCCCCAGGATCCAAGGCACCATCCCGCACCCCGTCCAGGGTGAGAAGGCCGCCGGCGTCGTCATGCTGCGCCCGGCTGCTCCTGGTACCGGAGTGATCGCGGGTGGCTCGGCGCGCGCCGTACTGGAGTGCGCCGGGATCCACGACATCCTGAGCAAGTCGCTGGGTTCCTCCAACGCGATCAACGTGGTTCACGCCACGGTGGCCGCGCTGCAGGCCCTGGAGACGCCGGAAGCCGTGGCCGCGCGCCGTGGCATGCCGGTCGAGCACGTCGCCCCGGCGGCGCTGCTGAAGGCGCGGGCGGAGGGAATCTCCTGA
- the rplR gene encoding 50S ribosomal protein L18 → MAIGLRHNKHSAKKTSSRLRRQIRVRKKVNGTADRPRLVVSKSSKHLFAQVIDDVAGVTLVSASTMESDLRGAEANKTDKAKTVGGLIADRAKAAGIDSVVFDRAGNKYHGRIAALADAARESGLGF, encoded by the coding sequence ATGGCGATCGGATTGCGTCACAACAAGCACTCCGCCAAGAAGACCTCTTCCCGGCTGCGTCGTCAGATCCGCGTCCGCAAGAAGGTCAACGGCACGGCCGACCGGCCGCGCCTGGTGGTCAGCAAGTCCTCGAAGCACCTGTTCGCTCAGGTCATCGACGACGTCGCCGGCGTCACCCTGGTCTCGGCTTCCACGATGGAGTCGGACCTGCGCGGTGCGGAGGCGAACAAGACGGACAAGGCCAAGACCGTGGGCGGCTTGATCGCCGACCGCGCGAAGGCCGCCGGTATCGACTCGGTCGTCTTCGACCGGGCCGGGAACAAGTACCACGGACGGATCGCGGCCCTGGCCGACGCCGCCCGTGAGAGCGGCCTCGGCTTCTGA
- the rplF gene encoding 50S ribosomal protein L6: MSRIGKLPITVPSGVDVTIDGQTVTVKGPKGQLSHVVAEPIAVARDEDGTIAVSRPDEQRKSKELHGLSRTLIANLVTGVTDGYEKKLEIVGVGYRVLSKGPATLEFSLGYSHTITVEAPEGITFVVEAPTKFSVQGIDKQSVGEVAANIRKLRKPEPYKGKGVRYAGEQVRRKVGKAGK; encoded by the coding sequence ATGTCTCGCATCGGTAAGCTCCCGATCACGGTCCCGTCCGGCGTCGACGTCACGATCGACGGCCAGACGGTCACCGTTAAGGGTCCCAAGGGTCAGCTCTCGCACGTTGTTGCGGAGCCCATCGCGGTCGCTCGCGACGAGGACGGCACCATTGCCGTCTCGCGTCCGGACGAGCAGCGCAAGAGCAAAGAACTGCACGGCCTGTCCCGCACTCTGATCGCCAACCTGGTGACCGGCGTGACGGACGGCTACGAGAAGAAGCTCGAGATCGTCGGCGTCGGTTACCGCGTCCTGTCAAAGGGCCCGGCCACGCTGGAGTTCTCGCTCGGCTACAGCCACACGATCACGGTGGAGGCGCCGGAAGGCATCACCTTCGTGGTGGAGGCGCCGACCAAGTTCTCGGTGCAGGGAATCGACAAGCAGTCGGTCGGTGAGGTTGCCGCCAACATCCGCAAGCTGCGCAAGCCCGAGCCGTACAAGGGCAAGGGTGTCCGGTACGCCGGCGAGCAGGTGCGCCGCAAGGTCGGAAAGGCTGGTAAGTAA
- the rpsH gene encoding 30S ribosomal protein S8 translates to MTMTDPIADMLTRLRNANQAYHESTQMPYSKIKQGIADILQQEGYISAYKVEEPKEGTVGKTLVVDLKFGPSRERSIAGVRRISKPGLRVYAKSTNLPKVLGGLGVAIISTSQGLLTDRQAKHKGVGGEVLAYVW, encoded by the coding sequence ATGACGATGACCGACCCGATCGCAGACATGTTGACACGTCTGCGCAACGCCAACCAGGCGTATCACGAGTCGACCCAGATGCCGTACAGCAAGATCAAGCAGGGCATTGCCGACATCCTCCAGCAGGAGGGTTACATCTCGGCCTACAAGGTCGAGGAGCCCAAAGAGGGCACCGTCGGTAAGACCCTCGTGGTGGACCTGAAGTTCGGTCCGAGCCGCGAGCGCTCGATCGCCGGCGTACGGCGGATCAGCAAGCCCGGTCTGCGGGTGTATGCGAAGTCGACCAACCTGCCCAAGGTGCTCGGTGGCCTCGGCGTCGCGATCATCTCGACGTCACAGGGATTGCTGACGGACCGGCAGGCCAAGCACAAGGGCGTTGGCGGGGAAGTCCTCGCCTACGTCTGGTGA
- a CDS encoding type Z 30S ribosomal protein S14 — MAKTALKVKQARTPKFAVRGYTRCQRCGRPKAVFRKFGLCRICLREMAHRGELPGVTKSSW; from the coding sequence GTGGCGAAGACAGCACTCAAGGTCAAGCAGGCCCGGACGCCGAAGTTCGCAGTGCGCGGCTACACCCGTTGCCAGCGCTGCGGCCGGCCGAAGGCGGTCTTCCGCAAGTTCGGCCTGTGCCGGATCTGCCTGCGGGAGATGGCGCACCGGGGCGAGCTGCCCGGCGTCACCAAGTCCAGCTGGTGA
- the rplE gene encoding 50S ribosomal protein L5, with the protein MTATATENGSVQPRMKTKYREEIVAKLREEFQFENVMQVPGLTKIVVNMGVGEAARDSKLIDGAINDLAAITGQKPSVTKARKSIAQFKLREGMPIGAHVTLRGDRMWEFLDRLLALALPRIRDFRGLSAKQFDGNGNYTFGLTEQVMFHEINQDRIDRVRGMDITVVTTAKNDDEGRALLRQLGFPFKEN; encoded by the coding sequence ATGACTGCTACGGCAACCGAGAACGGCAGCGTTCAACCGCGGATGAAGACGAAGTACCGCGAGGAGATCGTCGCCAAGCTGCGCGAGGAGTTCCAGTTCGAGAACGTCATGCAGGTGCCCGGGCTCACCAAGATCGTGGTGAACATGGGTGTCGGCGAGGCGGCTCGCGACTCCAAGCTGATCGACGGCGCGATCAACGACCTGGCGGCGATCACCGGCCAGAAGCCGTCGGTGACCAAGGCCCGCAAGTCCATCGCGCAGTTCAAGCTGCGTGAAGGCATGCCGATCGGTGCGCACGTCACGCTGCGCGGCGACCGGATGTGGGAGTTCCTGGACCGGCTGCTCGCCTTGGCGCTGCCCCGGATCCGTGACTTCCGTGGCCTGTCGGCGAAGCAGTTCGACGGCAACGGGAACTACACCTTCGGTCTGACCGAGCAGGTGATGTTCCACGAGATCAACCAGGACCGGATCGACCGGGTCCGCGGCATGGACATCACCGTGGTGACCACCGCCAAGAACGACGACGAGGGGCGTGCGCTGCTGCGGCAGCTCGGCTTCCCGTTCAAGGAGAACTGA
- the rplX gene encoding 50S ribosomal protein L24 — MAAQKKLHVKKGDLVRVIAGKSKGHEGKIISVLPEAEKVIVEGVNRVKKHTKVQQAQRGGTTGGIVTQEAPIHVSNVMLLVETTDADGKKQKVTTRVGYNRVEVQKRRPDGSTYTGFRSVRISRRTGEEI, encoded by the coding sequence ATGGCAGCCCAGAAGAAGCTGCACGTGAAGAAGGGTGATCTCGTTCGCGTGATCGCCGGTAAGTCCAAGGGCCACGAGGGCAAGATCATCTCGGTGCTGCCTGAGGCTGAGAAGGTCATCGTCGAAGGCGTGAACCGGGTCAAGAAGCACACCAAGGTGCAGCAGGCCCAGCGCGGCGGCACCACGGGTGGCATCGTCACCCAGGAAGCCCCGATCCACGTCTCCAACGTGATGCTGCTCGTCGAGACCACCGACGCGGATGGCAAGAAGCAGAAGGTCACCACGCGCGTCGGCTACAACCGCGTCGAGGTGCAGAAGCGGCGCCCCGACGGTTCGACGTACACCGGGTTCCGCAGCGTGCGTATCTCGCGCCGCACCGGCGAGGAGATCTGA
- the rplN gene encoding 50S ribosomal protein L14 has translation MIQQESRLKVADNTGAKEILCIRVLGGSGRRYAGVGDTIVATVKDAIPGGGVKKGDVVKAVIVRTVKERRRPDGSYIRFDENAAVILKADGEPRGTRIFGPVGRELREKKFMKIISLAPEVL, from the coding sequence ATGATCCAGCAGGAGTCGCGACTGAAGGTCGCCGACAACACGGGTGCCAAGGAAATCTTGTGCATCCGCGTGCTCGGTGGCTCCGGTCGGCGCTATGCCGGTGTCGGTGACACGATCGTCGCCACCGTCAAGGACGCGATCCCGGGCGGCGGCGTCAAGAAGGGCGACGTCGTCAAGGCCGTCATCGTTCGCACTGTGAAGGAGCGCCGGCGTCCGGACGGCTCCTACATCCGGTTCGACGAGAACGCCGCCGTGATCCTCAAGGCCGACGGCGAGCCGCGCGGCACCCGCATCTTCGGGCCGGTCGGCCGGGAGTTGCGCGAGAAGAAGTTCATGAAGATCATCTCGCTCGCTCCGGAGGTGCTCTGA
- the rpsQ gene encoding 30S ribosomal protein S17 — protein MTENAAKDDTVSTTPDAKRGNRKTKVGLVLSDKMDKTVTVEVEDRVKHKLYGKVIRRTSKLKAHDEQNAAGIGDRVLLMETRPLSATKRWRIVEILEKAK, from the coding sequence ATGACCGAGAATGCAGCGAAGGACGACACCGTGAGCACGACCCCCGACGCGAAGCGCGGCAACCGCAAGACCAAGGTCGGTCTGGTGCTGAGCGACAAGATGGACAAGACCGTGACGGTCGAGGTCGAGGACCGGGTCAAGCACAAGCTGTACGGCAAGGTCATCCGCCGCACCAGCAAGCTCAAGGCCCACGATGAGCAGAACGCCGCCGGCATCGGCGACCGCGTCCTCCTGATGGAGACCCGGCCGCTGTCCGCCACCAAGCGTTGGCGCATCGTGGAGATCCTCGAGAAGGCCAAGTAA
- the rpmC gene encoding 50S ribosomal protein L29: protein MAIVTAAELRNLGKAELLEKLGEAKEELFNLRFQAATGQLESHGRLRAVKKDIARIYTVLTERALGITEEVDQTAPVAEAEDAVEETADDSEKAGSKA from the coding sequence ATGGCTATCGTGACTGCCGCTGAGCTGCGGAACCTTGGCAAGGCTGAGCTTCTGGAGAAGCTGGGCGAGGCCAAGGAGGAGCTGTTCAACCTCCGGTTCCAGGCTGCCACGGGTCAGCTGGAGTCCCACGGACGGCTGCGCGCCGTCAAGAAGGACATCGCCCGCATCTACACGGTGCTGACCGAGCGTGCGCTCGGGATCACCGAAGAGGTCGACCAGACCGCGCCCGTGGCTGAGGCCGAGGACGCCGTGGAAGAGACCGCGGACGACAGCGAGAAGGCTGGGAGCAAGGCATGA
- the rplP gene encoding 50S ribosomal protein L16, producing MLIPRKVKHRKQHHPKRSGAAKGGTALAFGDFGIQAVESHYVTNRQIESARIAMTRHIKRGGKVWINIYPDRPLTKKPAETRMGSGKGSPEWWIANVKSGRVMFELSGVDEETAREAMRRAIHKLPMKCKFITREAGEN from the coding sequence ATGCTCATCCCCCGTAAGGTCAAGCACCGCAAGCAGCACCACCCGAAGCGCTCCGGCGCTGCCAAGGGTGGCACCGCGCTGGCGTTCGGCGACTTCGGCATCCAGGCCGTCGAGAGCCACTACGTCACGAACCGGCAGATCGAGTCCGCTCGTATCGCGATGACCCGGCACATCAAGCGTGGCGGAAAGGTCTGGATCAACATCTACCCGGACCGCCCGCTGACCAAGAAGCCTGCCGAGACCCGGATGGGTTCCGGCAAGGGTTCGCCCGAGTGGTGGATCGCCAACGTCAAGTCCGGCCGGGTGATGTTCGAACTGTCCGGTGTTGACGAGGAGACCGCTCGCGAGGCGATGCGCCGCGCGATTCACAAGTTGCCGATGAAGTGCAAATTCATCACCCGAGAGGCAGGTGAGAACTGA